A stretch of Treponema vincentii F0403 DNA encodes these proteins:
- the priA gene encoding replication restart helicase PriA: MAQWLELVFKLPLYQSFFYRNTAAVPKRSAKAAEKSADSSIPMDCAAAPDGEQSLAGRRAAVRFGSRKLVGFIVAEHETLPKSCPFAEADIKPIDRIIDAEPLFTDEQAALARWMSRFYICAEGIALSAMLPSGKREAGELNTDGIEFAGTDFSASALTLSEEQRSAVEAISGCAAGEFFYVYGITGSGKTEVFLQAASRTLAAGKSVIYLVPEITLSHQVAETVKKRFGGRCAVLHSGLTGSKRLAEWRRIARGEARIVVGVRSAIFAPVRDLGLIIIDEEHDGSYKSGFAPRYHARQVAMYLCKKHGCPLVMGSATPSVEAWHLMKTGAIRTLRLSERLSGGALPHIRIESLLHTSGALSSALIDEMRRTKTQGKQTILFLNRRGFSHFFKCKNCGHELLCKNCSVPLTFHKSEGLMKCHYCGWTAKPPSACPECGSIEAGYTSIGTEYIEEQVRKTFPDCTVQRIDTDVLQKNKQAVQILHDFRSGAIDILLGTQMIAKGLNFPGVRLVGIALADTGLQMPDFRAAERTFSLIMQVAGRAGRYVPDGEVIIQTYNPYHPAIVCAQHNDVEGFYTQELQQRQALEFPPFARLIRLVFRSKDQHKAEEAAYGARELLPQLFPPEGAKDIEILGPSDCMLSLVAGNHRMQLLLRAETLAPMQKAVYRFITEYKAAVGVYIETDVDPVSLL, from the coding sequence ATGGCGCAGTGGCTTGAGCTTGTCTTTAAACTACCTTTATATCAATCGTTTTTTTACCGGAATACTGCCGCCGTACCGAAACGTTCGGCTAAAGCAGCGGAAAAAAGTGCGGATAGTTCCATCCCGATGGACTGTGCTGCCGCACCGGATGGGGAACAATCCTTAGCCGGCAGACGGGCGGCGGTTCGATTCGGCTCGCGCAAGCTCGTCGGTTTTATCGTTGCGGAACATGAAACGCTGCCGAAAAGCTGTCCTTTTGCGGAAGCCGACATAAAGCCGATCGACCGCATCATCGATGCGGAACCGCTTTTCACCGATGAACAGGCAGCGCTCGCCCGCTGGATGTCCCGCTTTTATATCTGCGCCGAGGGGATTGCGCTTTCCGCAATGCTGCCCTCCGGCAAACGCGAAGCGGGGGAGCTGAATACCGATGGGATTGAATTCGCCGGAACCGATTTTTCCGCTTCGGCGCTCACTCTTTCGGAAGAACAACGTTCCGCCGTAGAAGCGATTTCCGGCTGCGCTGCCGGCGAGTTCTTTTATGTGTACGGCATTACCGGTTCGGGTAAAACCGAGGTGTTTTTGCAGGCCGCTTCGCGTACGCTTGCCGCCGGAAAATCGGTCATCTATCTTGTGCCCGAAATCACGCTGAGCCATCAGGTCGCGGAAACCGTTAAAAAGCGTTTCGGCGGCCGCTGCGCAGTGCTCCATTCGGGACTGACCGGCAGCAAGCGGCTTGCGGAATGGCGGCGTATTGCGCGGGGCGAGGCGCGGATTGTCGTCGGAGTACGCAGCGCCATATTCGCCCCCGTCCGCGATCTTGGACTCATCATCATCGACGAGGAACACGACGGTTCGTATAAGTCGGGCTTTGCGCCCCGCTACCACGCGCGGCAGGTTGCGATGTACCTCTGCAAAAAACACGGCTGTCCGCTGGTGATGGGGTCGGCAACGCCGTCGGTAGAGGCATGGCATTTGATGAAAACCGGCGCAATCCGCACCCTGCGGTTGAGCGAGCGGCTTTCCGGCGGCGCGCTGCCTCATATCCGTATCGAATCACTTCTGCATACGAGCGGGGCGTTAAGCAGCGCGCTTATCGATGAAATGCGCCGCACCAAAACCCAAGGAAAACAGACCATTCTCTTTTTGAACCGCCGCGGGTTCTCTCATTTCTTTAAGTGTAAGAACTGCGGACACGAGCTCTTGTGTAAAAACTGTTCGGTGCCGCTCACCTTTCATAAAAGCGAGGGGCTGATGAAGTGCCACTACTGCGGATGGACGGCAAAGCCGCCGAGCGCCTGCCCCGAATGCGGCTCCATCGAGGCGGGCTATACGAGCATCGGTACGGAATATATCGAAGAACAGGTGCGGAAAACCTTTCCCGATTGCACCGTTCAGCGTATCGACACCGATGTGCTGCAAAAAAACAAGCAGGCGGTTCAAATTCTCCATGATTTTCGGAGCGGCGCTATCGATATTCTCCTCGGCACGCAGATGATTGCCAAAGGGTTAAACTTTCCCGGCGTGCGGCTTGTCGGGATTGCGCTTGCCGACACCGGCTTGCAGATGCCGGATTTTAGAGCTGCCGAGCGTACTTTTTCGCTCATCATGCAGGTTGCAGGCAGGGCAGGGCGATATGTGCCCGACGGGGAGGTGATTATTCAAACCTATAACCCCTATCATCCTGCAATCGTCTGCGCGCAGCATAACGATGTGGAAGGTTTTTATACGCAGGAGCTGCAGCAGCGTCAGGCGTTGGAATTTCCTCCCTTTGCCCGCCTTATCCGGCTGGTGTTCCGCAGTAAAGATCAACACAAAGCGGAAGAAGCCGCGTACGGCGCACGGGAGCTGTTACCGCAGCTGTTTCCGCCGGAAGGTGCAAAAGACATAGAAATACTCGGCCCCTCCGATTGTATGCTTTCGCTGGTGGCGGGTAATCACCGGATGCAGCTGCTGCTGCGTGCCGAAACGCTCGCGCCGATGCAAAAAGCCGTCTACCGGTTTATCACCGAATACAAAGCGGCTGTGGGTGTGTATATCGAAACGGATGTCGATCCGGTCAGTTTATTATAA
- a CDS encoding type I phosphomannose isomerase catalytic subunit, with protein MQQNITMFKTQPFISEKVWGYERWIVSVHPAGQSLADDGTPQIGGKPLGTVIGASYPLLIKIIQANETLSVQVHPDDEYARLHEHSAGKTECWYVLEAAPDAKIIYGLQKDYPRSELEEAIRNNTIERCLRSVPVSKGDFIFIPAGTVHAIQGGLRLLEVQQSSDITYRLYDWGRPREVHIQKGLDVLRYLPASALTPEHPFSGRMNCPYFRLEKKDFTAAGTLSFSSFDTPAAKTGWCSLFIIAGNGTLETGGNGTLEAADNGVLETAGNRTLQVKAEDCIMVRRDAAVSVIPNQGSPLSIMLMG; from the coding sequence ATGCAGCAGAATATAACGATGTTTAAAACACAGCCTTTTATTTCCGAGAAGGTATGGGGATATGAGCGGTGGATTGTCTCCGTTCATCCGGCGGGTCAGTCCCTTGCAGATGATGGGACGCCGCAAATAGGCGGAAAACCGCTCGGAACCGTTATCGGCGCTTCGTATCCGCTTTTGATTAAAATTATTCAGGCAAATGAAACGCTTTCGGTACAGGTTCACCCCGATGACGAATATGCGCGTCTCCATGAACACAGCGCCGGTAAAACCGAATGCTGGTATGTGCTCGAGGCGGCGCCCGATGCAAAGATTATTTACGGGTTGCAGAAAGATTATCCTCGCAGCGAGCTGGAAGAGGCAATTCGGAATAACACGATAGAACGCTGCCTCCGCTCCGTCCCCGTGTCGAAGGGGGACTTTATCTTTATTCCTGCGGGAACCGTTCACGCGATACAGGGGGGCTTGCGCCTTTTAGAGGTACAGCAGTCAAGCGATATAACCTACCGGCTTTATGACTGGGGGCGTCCCCGCGAAGTGCATATACAAAAGGGGCTTGATGTGCTGCGGTATCTGCCCGCTTCCGCGCTGACGCCGGAGCATCCGTTTAGCGGACGGATGAACTGTCCGTATTTCCGGCTTGAAAAAAAAGATTTTACCGCTGCGGGAACGCTTTCGTTTTCGTCATTTGACACGCCGGCCGCAAAAACGGGCTGGTGCAGCCTTTTTATCATTGCCGGAAACGGAACGCTTGAAACCGGCGGAAACGGTACGCTTGAAGCTGCGGACAACGGCGTACTTGAAACTGCCGGAAACCGCACTTTGCAGGTAAAAGCCGAAGACTGTATCATGGTGAGGCGGGATGCTGCCGTTTCGGTTATTCCAAATCAAGGCTCGCCGCTTTCGATTATGCTGATGGGGTAG
- a CDS encoding endonuclease/exonuclease/phosphatase family protein, translating into MKTFLVRIILLVLKVIGVIAATAAIAFGILLLFITITEYRPKAQEPAEVIGDVANTQESVEFAKPIDIISWNIGYCGLGAGQDFFMDGGTMVRPADKKEVEENLAGVIQTLKRYPADFYFIQEMDKASKRSYYIDQTAALSEALGIPLSYTYNFKAAYVPYPIPPIGKVASGVGLFTRYPFTETYRFALPVPFKWPVSTVNLKRCMLINRFPLESGRQLVTAVLHLEAYDEGEGKIAQTKAVADFIRAEYEAGNYVIAGGDFNQIFPGTQLRYPLYDEFWAPGKMSGGILPDGWQFASDDRVPSCRLNKAPYTSALADENIRKKWPYYVIDGFIVSPNISIVSVETLDESFRYADHNPVKLRVILNP; encoded by the coding sequence ATGAAAACGTTTTTGGTACGAATCATTCTTTTGGTGTTAAAAGTAATCGGCGTGATTGCAGCAACTGCCGCTATAGCATTCGGGATTTTGCTGCTGTTTATTACGATAACCGAGTATCGCCCTAAAGCTCAAGAACCCGCCGAAGTCATAGGGGATGTTGCAAATACGCAAGAATCCGTTGAATTTGCAAAACCTATTGATATTATCAGTTGGAATATCGGGTATTGCGGGCTCGGTGCAGGGCAGGATTTCTTTATGGACGGAGGAACCATGGTGCGCCCTGCGGATAAGAAAGAGGTTGAAGAAAATCTTGCCGGCGTTATTCAGACCCTGAAGCGCTACCCTGCCGATTTTTACTTTATTCAAGAAATGGATAAGGCCTCAAAGCGTTCCTATTATATCGATCAAACTGCGGCGCTTTCCGAAGCGCTCGGTATCCCGCTTAGTTATACCTATAATTTTAAGGCCGCGTATGTGCCTTATCCCATTCCGCCGATTGGAAAGGTCGCAAGCGGAGTCGGTCTTTTTACGCGCTATCCTTTTACGGAAACCTATCGTTTTGCGCTGCCGGTACCGTTTAAATGGCCGGTCAGCACGGTTAATTTAAAGCGGTGTATGCTGATAAACCGTTTCCCGCTCGAATCCGGGAGACAGCTGGTAACCGCCGTGCTGCATTTGGAAGCTTATGATGAAGGAGAGGGCAAAATTGCCCAGACTAAGGCGGTGGCCGATTTTATCCGTGCCGAATATGAAGCGGGCAATTACGTCATTGCGGGCGGAGATTTTAATCAAATCTTTCCGGGGACTCAGTTGCGTTATCCCCTCTATGATGAATTTTGGGCACCGGGTAAAATGAGCGGAGGTATACTGCCGGATGGTTGGCAGTTCGCCTCTGATGATAGGGTTCCTTCGTGCCGTCTTAATAAAGCGCCGTATACATCTGCACTCGCTGACGAAAATATCCGTAAAAAGTGGCCGTACTACGTTATCGACGGGTTTATCGTATCCCCGAATATCTCTATTGTATCGGTAGAAACGCTCGATGAATCCTTCCGGTATGCAGACCATAATCCGGTAAAGCTGCGCGTCATATTAAATCCCTAA
- a CDS encoding DNA-deoxyinosine glycosylase, protein MTERLIHPFAPVYNTESKILILGSFPSVASRAQEFYYGHPRNRFWPLLAALLEVREPHSIEEKKYMLLHHHIALYDAVTACTLSGSADASMQSIVPADLSGIFRTAPIQAVFANGSKAYEVCTKRIGITAIKLPSTSPANARCRFEDLLISWKQILPKLL, encoded by the coding sequence ATGACTGAAAGACTTATCCATCCCTTTGCGCCGGTATATAACACCGAATCGAAAATTTTGATTTTAGGCTCATTTCCGTCGGTTGCATCCCGTGCGCAGGAATTCTATTACGGCCATCCGCGGAACAGGTTTTGGCCGCTGCTTGCAGCCTTACTGGAAGTACGGGAACCGCACTCCATAGAAGAAAAAAAGTATATGCTTTTACACCATCATATTGCACTGTACGATGCCGTTACTGCCTGTACGCTTAGCGGATCTGCAGATGCAAGCATGCAGTCCATTGTGCCGGCTGATTTAAGCGGGATTTTCCGAACAGCTCCTATTCAAGCCGTCTTTGCAAACGGCAGCAAAGCTTATGAAGTATGTACTAAACGGATTGGGATTACGGCTATAAAGTTGCCGTCTACCAGCCCGGCAAATGCACGGTGCCGTTTTGAAGATTTGCTTATATCATGGAAACAGATATTGCCGAAGCTCTTATAG
- a CDS encoding VWA domain-containing protein produces MKKIRIFAGITFFFLIISALNAQTVRNETADVIVLMDTSGTVLPYYEVINQRVLQSIISKFVRIGDSFHLISFSAVPRYEMSQKINTEADLSRVVSRFMLLYQLGQSADFLSGINFAGQYMAELSSQQEKILIVISDGIFNPPASSPYRNYSGEQVKTELAKISASIRAHGWKVYYVKLPFPSDAVIKDLDGAFYEGKLDATGSLDRSGVDSTANSSRASSGSTGGDAGSRQGGASNTGTTTGNNTQTAGTVASPADAAARQTGTTTPSGNQNASTAQTAQGTADSSGTADRGNYSNSGTGSNTYNRNEANASATSEAASQNTESTESDGGQFASTGAGSADQPPKEYTDVSQAFTENLGIEPSPLPEEGGIEFSDTVQPIPQIVFPERIETSGAAAELPLTIINDAEEAVEVQLKSISVGADGESQKQQLNNITVSIPPKGKSELTIRITLPDSLRSEGQHRTDIRLDLVQQNKTFSQAAAVLVSVTPTFIQSLLSGNLIWILLAALILLVVLIFIFILRRRASEPVKYAARMVGQQSDLNRQNNTVRQTDFNGEQRPVLTASEKKYYPEQLADKADPRDTLNTFGSQTAAAAAATKTETAAQFDYLARQQSRTAEGRFALLNSAENYIDRRPGLNRGYYSGRISTKPSQSGMTELFVYNQNTSIGKRNIHVMKPGSRLSIGGSKSDDFLIFLVPFPANLAQVQYDGSDYRVSILKPEYFPYETSNTIYQCIGRDITAVSKKGYHVTFTFRGYEDPMIKLNTILTSINYTEER; encoded by the coding sequence ATGAAAAAAATAAGGATTTTTGCCGGTATAACGTTCTTTTTTTTGATTATATCCGCATTAAATGCCCAAACAGTCAGGAATGAAACTGCCGATGTCATCGTTCTTATGGATACTTCCGGAACGGTATTACCCTATTACGAGGTGATCAATCAACGGGTATTGCAATCCATTATTTCAAAATTTGTGCGTATAGGAGATTCTTTCCATCTTATCTCGTTTAGCGCGGTTCCCCGCTATGAAATGTCGCAAAAGATCAATACCGAAGCGGATTTATCCCGCGTTGTCTCCCGTTTTATGCTCCTGTATCAGCTTGGGCAAAGCGCCGATTTTTTATCCGGTATCAATTTTGCCGGTCAATATATGGCGGAACTGTCGTCGCAGCAGGAAAAAATCCTTATTGTAATTTCGGACGGCATTTTTAATCCGCCCGCATCGAGTCCGTATAGAAATTATAGCGGCGAACAGGTAAAAACGGAATTAGCTAAAATTTCCGCTTCTATCCGCGCTCACGGCTGGAAGGTATATTATGTCAAACTCCCCTTCCCTTCCGATGCGGTGATTAAGGATTTGGACGGAGCCTTCTATGAAGGAAAGCTGGACGCAACAGGCTCTCTGGATCGATCAGGTGTCGATAGCACGGCAAATTCTTCACGTGCGTCATCAGGCAGTACGGGCGGCGATGCAGGTAGCCGGCAAGGCGGCGCATCGAATACCGGCACAACTACCGGTAATAATACCCAAACGGCCGGTACCGTGGCATCGCCGGCTGATGCCGCAGCAAGACAAACCGGTACGACAACTCCGTCCGGCAATCAGAACGCAAGTACGGCGCAGACTGCGCAGGGAACGGCGGATAGCTCCGGTACCGCCGATAGAGGCAATTATTCAAATTCCGGTACCGGCAGCAATACCTATAACCGAAACGAAGCGAATGCTTCGGCTACTTCCGAAGCGGCGTCGCAGAATACCGAAAGCACCGAATCGGACGGCGGACAGTTTGCTTCTACCGGAGCGGGTTCTGCAGATCAGCCGCCTAAGGAATATACGGATGTTTCGCAAGCCTTTACGGAAAATCTCGGCATTGAACCGAGTCCCTTACCGGAAGAAGGCGGAATTGAATTCAGCGATACCGTACAGCCGATCCCGCAGATTGTCTTTCCGGAACGGATAGAAACCTCCGGTGCGGCCGCCGAACTTCCGCTGACTATTATCAATGACGCCGAAGAAGCGGTTGAAGTACAATTAAAAAGCATTTCCGTAGGGGCAGACGGCGAATCCCAAAAACAACAACTTAATAATATCACTGTCAGTATTCCGCCGAAAGGAAAAAGCGAACTGACAATACGGATTACGCTGCCCGACAGTTTACGCAGCGAGGGACAGCACAGAACAGATATCCGGCTTGACCTTGTACAGCAGAATAAGACCTTTTCCCAAGCCGCTGCCGTTCTTGTAAGCGTTACGCCGACATTTATTCAATCCCTGCTAAGCGGTAATCTGATATGGATACTGCTCGCCGCATTGATTCTTCTTGTTGTGCTGATATTTATCTTTATACTCCGCCGCCGCGCTTCCGAACCGGTTAAATATGCCGCTCGAATGGTTGGGCAGCAGTCTGATTTAAACCGGCAAAACAACACGGTACGTCAAACCGACTTTAACGGAGAGCAGCGTCCCGTGCTTACCGCCTCCGAAAAGAAGTATTATCCGGAACAGTTGGCAGATAAAGCGGATCCGCGCGACACCTTGAATACCTTCGGCTCCCAAACGGCGGCGGCGGCAGCGGCAACTAAAACCGAAACGGCCGCGCAATTTGATTATCTTGCACGGCAGCAGTCGCGTACGGCAGAAGGACGGTTTGCCTTATTAAATAGCGCAGAAAACTATATAGATCGCCGCCCCGGACTCAATCGCGGTTATTATAGCGGCCGTATCAGTACAAAACCTTCGCAGTCAGGGATGACGGAACTGTTTGTTTATAATCAAAACACATCAATCGGTAAACGGAACATCCATGTAATGAAGCCGGGAAGCCGCCTAAGCATCGGCGGCAGCAAGAGCGATGACTTTTTAATCTTTCTTGTACCCTTCCCCGCAAACCTTGCGCAGGTGCAGTATGACGGCAGCGACTACCGTGTTTCCATTTTAAAGCCCGAATACTTCCCATACGAAACATCGAATACGATCTATCAGTGTATCGGGCGGGATATTACCGCGGTATCTAAGAAAGGCTATCATGTTACGTTTACATTTAGAGGCTACGAAGACCCGATGATTAAACTTAATACAATCCTTACGTCTATTAATTACACTGAGGAGCGCTAA
- the greA gene encoding transcription elongation factor GreA, whose protein sequence is MSDVLEKNVRDIFNEEKWTRAAITNYSINNFKELDTLIEEAKRNHHLDELKALSDEHLSHNKTSITALYISSIIALSKQLLDDSSLVTLVTIFIDNHRMQIVEYLCQRVLEFGDSKFALRTLANCYKESGNDAIYDIWERLTRIDYEEADIPKQLAERYQQMGEPEKAVEYYKKALYRYINRHSYTAVKEVWARLVELVPQEIDFFYHVQRKIADHLGAERGAALMQDLYDYYKKEKDWNTAIDILKLVLASDDKDNWARKEIVECFREKYASHSQLEEYIKVSNLTQSWRNVFEAIDDFEKHISFDEGCFVFHRTWGVGRIAKVNNDELVIDFAKKRGHTMSLKMGITALQTLDKDHIWVLKSIMKRDELAAKVKNNPEWALKTIIRSFDNNCDFKRIKHELIPSLLSDKEWTAWSTKARKIVKENPEFGINPTNIDFYTVHTRPISLEEKLSNEFKAQKNFFERVEIIFNVMESGDTDSDSFQDMINYFDAFLKAFSQVNEQVIAAYLVMSKVTAALPHLSVTQHHNFAELFAQIENPAAIYLGIENKELRSAYLRNIKNLVPDWSDQYVRLFPVVLSPEVLNPLLEEYPEKVKELVLTCFKDYKEYREAVIWFFKNAQEEQWFKDLNIDYEHQIIVLIHILDITYREIASRRNTTENRKINKQIHTILFGKEALLENFILDHDEDAVTRLYTLVSDIKDLDPPIKMQLRNRILEKYKNFKFFDEVEKTVTGRGLIVTSKMLEEKKKELQRLIEVEIPRNSKEVGFALSLGDLRENSEYKAAKEEQNRLNNTVSRLQEELERAQVFDPTTITTTRVGFGTVVTLEKPGSNEKETYTILGPWESDPENGVISYMSPLGTNLLNHKVGETLSFTVNEEEKTYKILDISAAAE, encoded by the coding sequence ATGTCAGATGTATTAGAAAAGAATGTCCGCGATATATTTAATGAGGAAAAGTGGACACGTGCTGCCATTACAAATTATTCTATTAACAATTTTAAAGAACTTGACACATTAATTGAAGAAGCAAAAAGGAACCATCATCTGGACGAATTAAAGGCATTATCCGATGAACATCTCTCTCATAACAAAACAAGCATTACGGCATTGTATATTTCAAGCATCATTGCACTCTCCAAACAGCTGCTTGACGACTCTTCACTCGTAACGCTGGTAACAATTTTTATCGATAACCATCGGATGCAGATTGTCGAATATCTGTGCCAGCGGGTGCTTGAATTCGGAGATTCAAAGTTTGCGCTGCGGACTTTGGCAAACTGCTACAAAGAATCCGGCAACGATGCCATTTATGATATTTGGGAGCGGCTTACCCGTATCGACTACGAAGAAGCCGATATTCCTAAACAGCTTGCCGAACGGTACCAGCAAATGGGCGAGCCGGAAAAAGCCGTTGAATATTATAAAAAAGCCTTATACCGGTACATCAACCGGCATTCTTACACTGCCGTAAAAGAAGTATGGGCACGTTTGGTAGAATTAGTACCGCAAGAAATTGATTTTTTCTATCATGTACAGCGGAAGATAGCCGACCACCTCGGAGCAGAGCGAGGCGCCGCTCTGATGCAGGATCTGTACGATTATTATAAAAAAGAAAAAGACTGGAATACCGCTATCGATATTTTAAAACTGGTACTTGCCAGCGATGATAAAGACAACTGGGCACGGAAAGAAATCGTAGAATGCTTTAGAGAAAAATATGCGTCGCACAGTCAGCTTGAAGAATACATAAAGGTCTCCAATTTGACGCAAAGCTGGCGGAACGTCTTTGAAGCTATTGACGATTTTGAAAAGCATATTTCTTTTGACGAAGGTTGTTTTGTGTTCCACCGGACATGGGGAGTCGGCCGTATTGCAAAAGTCAATAATGATGAATTAGTGATCGATTTTGCAAAAAAACGCGGCCATACGATGAGTCTTAAAATGGGTATTACTGCGCTTCAAACTCTGGATAAAGACCATATCTGGGTGTTAAAATCGATCATGAAGCGCGATGAATTGGCCGCAAAGGTAAAAAACAATCCGGAGTGGGCACTCAAGACTATCATCCGCAGCTTTGATAATAATTGTGATTTTAAACGGATTAAACACGAACTCATCCCGTCTCTTTTAAGCGACAAAGAGTGGACGGCATGGAGTACCAAGGCACGGAAGATTGTTAAAGAGAATCCCGAATTCGGCATTAATCCCACAAATATAGACTTTTATACCGTCCATACACGCCCGATTTCGCTTGAAGAAAAATTGTCGAACGAATTTAAAGCGCAGAAAAACTTCTTTGAGCGGGTTGAAATTATCTTCAACGTTATGGAAAGCGGAGATACGGACTCGGACAGCTTTCAAGATATGATTAATTACTTTGACGCATTCCTGAAAGCCTTTAGTCAGGTAAATGAACAAGTAATTGCCGCCTATTTGGTTATGTCAAAAGTAACGGCAGCGCTGCCGCACTTGAGCGTTACACAGCATCATAATTTTGCGGAACTATTTGCACAAATAGAAAATCCCGCTGCCATATATCTCGGGATAGAAAATAAAGAGCTACGAAGCGCATATCTCCGCAATATCAAAAACCTTGTTCCCGATTGGAGCGATCAATATGTCCGGCTCTTCCCTGTAGTACTTTCTCCTGAGGTTTTAAATCCGCTGCTCGAAGAATATCCCGAAAAGGTAAAAGAACTGGTACTCACATGCTTTAAAGATTATAAAGAATACCGTGAAGCGGTTATTTGGTTCTTTAAAAATGCTCAGGAAGAACAATGGTTTAAGGATTTGAATATCGATTATGAGCATCAAATTATCGTCCTTATCCATATTCTTGATATAACCTATCGGGAAATTGCAAGCCGGCGGAACACAACTGAAAACCGAAAAATTAACAAGCAGATTCATACTATTCTATTCGGCAAAGAAGCCTTGCTTGAAAACTTTATCCTCGACCATGATGAAGATGCCGTTACAAGACTTTACACGCTTGTCAGCGATATTAAGGATTTGGATCCGCCGATTAAAATGCAGCTGCGTAACCGGATTCTCGAAAAATACAAGAACTTTAAGTTCTTCGATGAAGTTGAAAAAACGGTTACCGGACGCGGCTTAATCGTAACATCGAAGATGCTTGAGGAAAAGAAAAAAGAGCTGCAGCGGCTTATCGAGGTTGAAATACCGCGCAACTCGAAGGAAGTCGGGTTTGCACTTTCCTTGGGCGACTTGCGTGAAAACTCGGAATATAAGGCTGCAAAAGAAGAGCAGAATAGACTTAATAACACGGTAAGCCGCTTACAAGAAGAGCTTGAACGGGCACAGGTGTTCGATCCTACCACTATCACGACAACGAGGGTCGGTTTCGGCACGGTTGTTACATTGGAAAAACCCGGCAGCAACGAAAAAGAAACTTATACCATCCTCGGCCCGTGGGAGTCCGATCCCGAAAACGGCGTAATATCGTATATGTCGCCGCTCGGTACAAACCTGTTAAACCACAAAGTAGGCGAAACGCTTTCATTTACCGTAAACGAAGAGGAAAAAACGTATAAGATACTTGATATTTCTGCTGCGGCCGAGTGA
- a CDS encoding tetratricopeptide repeat protein: protein MIDRSVQTILQPALAFLKQGDLEQAHTSLGRLLEQDLENPQVMYTLKGVSFWLDRVRYSQALADDFLRGEYIISQWKPFLDYIKKKGDFNEPIIYALKCTVFTIALRLYQSLLSGTEPVHNTAEIYRKTGLCYKALGDYETAIRCLRYAADMNTNSSAILAELADAYALSGEVRLAKVFFREALFKNASGIEMCFLESEIINALVTKVAAIGHTGEELLEWLPVYGTLDGVLNVKRELKALELGKLKQSIYMLENELREKTVKDKKLLVPRLINYYFWLIDHYMNGTIERSKIDEILLRIKLLDEKIYNRYIR from the coding sequence ATGATAGATCGTTCTGTTCAAACCATATTGCAGCCCGCTCTTGCCTTCCTGAAGCAAGGAGACCTTGAGCAAGCGCATACAAGTCTGGGACGGCTTCTTGAACAGGATTTGGAAAACCCTCAAGTGATGTACACACTGAAAGGGGTTAGTTTTTGGCTTGACCGAGTGCGTTATTCACAAGCCTTAGCCGATGATTTCTTGCGTGGTGAGTATATTATTTCTCAATGGAAACCCTTCCTTGACTATATAAAAAAGAAGGGAGACTTTAACGAGCCGATTATTTATGCTCTTAAATGCACTGTGTTTACGATTGCACTGAGGCTGTATCAATCGCTCCTAAGCGGAACCGAACCGGTGCATAATACAGCGGAAATATACCGGAAAACAGGGCTTTGTTATAAGGCACTTGGCGATTATGAAACGGCAATCAGATGTCTGCGGTATGCAGCCGATATGAACACGAATTCATCGGCTATTCTGGCGGAACTTGCCGATGCTTATGCTTTAAGCGGCGAAGTACGGCTTGCGAAGGTTTTTTTTCGAGAGGCACTGTTTAAAAATGCATCCGGAATAGAGATGTGCTTTCTTGAATCTGAAATTATCAACGCGCTCGTTACTAAAGTAGCCGCTATCGGTCATACAGGAGAGGAGTTATTGGAATGGCTGCCGGTTTACGGGACGCTTGACGGCGTACTCAATGTAAAGCGTGAACTGAAGGCCTTGGAACTGGGGAAGCTGAAGCAGTCTATCTATATGCTCGAAAACGAGCTTAGAGAGAAAACCGTAAAAGATAAAAAGCTTCTTGTTCCCCGTTTAATTAATTATTATTTTTGGCTTATAGACCATTACATGAACGGTACTATCGAAAGGTCAAAAATCGATGAAATTCTTTTAAGAATTAAACTGCTCGACGAGAAAATTTATAACCGCTATATACGGTAA